A single Oncorhynchus nerka isolate Pitt River linkage group LG10, Oner_Uvic_2.0, whole genome shotgun sequence DNA region contains:
- the mat2b gene encoding methionine adenosyltransferase 2 subunit beta isoform X1: protein MNEKELKIHFTPGHVEVVQANVAIPYRRVLVTGATGLLGRAVYKEFQNNAWHTLGCGYRRAQPRFLRCNLTDEDAVRAVIRDFQPHVIVHCAAERRPDVVEQHTEAALNLNVHASGTLAKESAGVFLIYISTDYVFDGRNPPYGENDTPNPLNVYGKSKVAGESTVLRHSPGAAVLRVPILYGEVERVDESAVTVLWDKVQDGTESCNVEHCQQRFPTYVNDVARVCRQMAERRHQDPSIRGIFHYSGKEQMTKYEMACAIADAFNLPSSHLIPITEQPAGAAAQRPHNARLECSRLELLGLSVEPIPFKTAVRDSLWPFLYDKRWRQTVFH from the exons ATGAACGAAAAGGAACTTAAGATACATTTCACCCCAGGGCACGTGGAGGTGGTGCAG GCGAATGTGGCCATCCCCTATAGGCGTGTGCTAGTGACAGGGGCCACTGGGCTGCTTGGGCGTGCGGTTTATAAAGAGTTCCAGAATAATGCCTGGCACACCTTGGGATGTGGGTACAGACGGGCTCAGCCCCGCTTCCTACGATGCAACCTAACGGACGAGGATGCTGTGCGAGCTGTCATTCGAGACTTCCAG CCCCATGTGATTGTGCACTGTGCTGCGGAGAGGAGGCCAGATGTGGTAGAGCAGCACACAGAGGCAGCCCTGAACCTGAATGTCCATGCATCTGGGACTTTAGCTAAAGAGTCAG CTGGGGTCTTCCTCATCTACATCAGCACTGACTACGTGTTTGATGGTCGGAACCCTCCCTATGGAGAGAACGACACTCCTAATCCTTTAAATGTGTATGGCAAGTCCAAGGTAGCGGGGGAGAGTACGGTCCTGAGACACAGCCCTG GTGCGGCTGTGCTGCGAGTGCCCATACTGTACGGCGAGGTAGAGCGTGTGGATGAGAGCGCTGTGACGGTGCTGTGGGACAAGGTTCAGGATGGGACAGAGAGCTGCAATGTGGAGCACTGTCAGCAGCGCTTCCCCACCTACGTCAACGATGTGGCTCGAGTCTGCAGACAGATGGCTGAGCGGCGGCACCAG GACCCATCAATACGAGGGATCTTCCATTACTCTGGAAAGGAACAAATGACCAAATATGAAATGGCCTGTGCGATTGCAGATGCTTTCAACCTGCCCAGCAGTCATTTGATACCG ATTACGGAGCAGCCTGCCGGTGCGGCGGCTCAGAGACCTCACAATGCCCGGCTGGAGTGTTCCCGTCTGGAGCTGCTGGGCCTCAGCGTGGAGCCCATCCCCTTTAAGACGGCAGTGAGGGATAGCCTCTGGCCCTTCCTGTACGACAAGCGCTGGAGGCAGACCGTCTTCCATTGA
- the mat2b gene encoding methionine adenosyltransferase 2 subunit beta isoform X2: MSEYKYGDYEANVAIPYRRVLVTGATGLLGRAVYKEFQNNAWHTLGCGYRRAQPRFLRCNLTDEDAVRAVIRDFQPHVIVHCAAERRPDVVEQHTEAALNLNVHASGTLAKESAGVFLIYISTDYVFDGRNPPYGENDTPNPLNVYGKSKVAGESTVLRHSPGAAVLRVPILYGEVERVDESAVTVLWDKVQDGTESCNVEHCQQRFPTYVNDVARVCRQMAERRHQDPSIRGIFHYSGKEQMTKYEMACAIADAFNLPSSHLIPITEQPAGAAAQRPHNARLECSRLELLGLSVEPIPFKTAVRDSLWPFLYDKRWRQTVFH; encoded by the exons GCGAATGTGGCCATCCCCTATAGGCGTGTGCTAGTGACAGGGGCCACTGGGCTGCTTGGGCGTGCGGTTTATAAAGAGTTCCAGAATAATGCCTGGCACACCTTGGGATGTGGGTACAGACGGGCTCAGCCCCGCTTCCTACGATGCAACCTAACGGACGAGGATGCTGTGCGAGCTGTCATTCGAGACTTCCAG CCCCATGTGATTGTGCACTGTGCTGCGGAGAGGAGGCCAGATGTGGTAGAGCAGCACACAGAGGCAGCCCTGAACCTGAATGTCCATGCATCTGGGACTTTAGCTAAAGAGTCAG CTGGGGTCTTCCTCATCTACATCAGCACTGACTACGTGTTTGATGGTCGGAACCCTCCCTATGGAGAGAACGACACTCCTAATCCTTTAAATGTGTATGGCAAGTCCAAGGTAGCGGGGGAGAGTACGGTCCTGAGACACAGCCCTG GTGCGGCTGTGCTGCGAGTGCCCATACTGTACGGCGAGGTAGAGCGTGTGGATGAGAGCGCTGTGACGGTGCTGTGGGACAAGGTTCAGGATGGGACAGAGAGCTGCAATGTGGAGCACTGTCAGCAGCGCTTCCCCACCTACGTCAACGATGTGGCTCGAGTCTGCAGACAGATGGCTGAGCGGCGGCACCAG GACCCATCAATACGAGGGATCTTCCATTACTCTGGAAAGGAACAAATGACCAAATATGAAATGGCCTGTGCGATTGCAGATGCTTTCAACCTGCCCAGCAGTCATTTGATACCG ATTACGGAGCAGCCTGCCGGTGCGGCGGCTCAGAGACCTCACAATGCCCGGCTGGAGTGTTCCCGTCTGGAGCTGCTGGGCCTCAGCGTGGAGCCCATCCCCTTTAAGACGGCAGTGAGGGATAGCCTCTGGCCCTTCCTGTACGACAAGCGCTGGAGGCAGACCGTCTTCCATTGA
- the mat2b gene encoding methionine adenosyltransferase 2 subunit beta isoform X3: MNEKELKIHFTPGHVEVVQANVAIPYRRVLVTGATGLLGRAVYKEFQNNAWHTLGCGYRRAQPRFLRCNLTDEDAVRAVIRDFQPHVIVHCAAERRPDVVEQHTEAALNLNVHASGTLAKESAGVFLIYISTDYVFDGRNPPYGENDTPNPLNVYGKSKVAGESTVLRHSPGAAVLRVPILYGEVERVDESAVTVLWDKVQDGTESCNVEHCQQRFPTYVNDVARVCRQMAERRHQDPSIRGIFHYSGKEQMTKYEMACAIADAFNLPSSHLIPPV; the protein is encoded by the exons ATGAACGAAAAGGAACTTAAGATACATTTCACCCCAGGGCACGTGGAGGTGGTGCAG GCGAATGTGGCCATCCCCTATAGGCGTGTGCTAGTGACAGGGGCCACTGGGCTGCTTGGGCGTGCGGTTTATAAAGAGTTCCAGAATAATGCCTGGCACACCTTGGGATGTGGGTACAGACGGGCTCAGCCCCGCTTCCTACGATGCAACCTAACGGACGAGGATGCTGTGCGAGCTGTCATTCGAGACTTCCAG CCCCATGTGATTGTGCACTGTGCTGCGGAGAGGAGGCCAGATGTGGTAGAGCAGCACACAGAGGCAGCCCTGAACCTGAATGTCCATGCATCTGGGACTTTAGCTAAAGAGTCAG CTGGGGTCTTCCTCATCTACATCAGCACTGACTACGTGTTTGATGGTCGGAACCCTCCCTATGGAGAGAACGACACTCCTAATCCTTTAAATGTGTATGGCAAGTCCAAGGTAGCGGGGGAGAGTACGGTCCTGAGACACAGCCCTG GTGCGGCTGTGCTGCGAGTGCCCATACTGTACGGCGAGGTAGAGCGTGTGGATGAGAGCGCTGTGACGGTGCTGTGGGACAAGGTTCAGGATGGGACAGAGAGCTGCAATGTGGAGCACTGTCAGCAGCGCTTCCCCACCTACGTCAACGATGTGGCTCGAGTCTGCAGACAGATGGCTGAGCGGCGGCACCAG GACCCATCAATACGAGGGATCTTCCATTACTCTGGAAAGGAACAAATGACCAAATATGAAATGGCCTGTGCGATTGCAGATGCTTTCAACCTGCCCAGCAGTCATTTGATACCG CCTGTGTGA